The DNA sequence ACGTCCCGCTATACCGGACATTTCTCTCAGGATTTCTTGATTTCCCTCTCGCGACCAAAAATCGGACTCCGCAGTGACGATCTCCAGCTCCGAGGCTCTGGCTTTCAGCGTGGGCAGGTCAAAGACTGTCCTGCAGTTCCTGTTTCAGGGACCGCAGTTCTTCCAGTACGGAAACGTTGGCTTGCATCATTTTAAAACATCCCTCCATCTTTTACCTTTCACCTTTCACGCGCGGACATTTTGAACAAAATTTGAACGCGCGTGTATATAATAACGTAACATGCTCGAATCGTGGAGAGTGGAGGGTGTGAACAGTACGATAGAAATATAATCAAATCTATGTTAATATATGTAATCATGAATAGATTGTTAAGCATAGGTGAAGTATCTGAAACATTAGGAGTTTCAATCACAATGCTACGGCGTTGGGAAAAAATCGGGCGAATCAAAGCAGAACATATAGTAGGCGGCCATCATGT is a window from the Synergistaceae bacterium genome containing:
- a CDS encoding MerR family DNA-binding transcriptional regulator, whose translation is MNRLLSIGEVSETLGVSITMLRRWEKIGRIKAEHIVGGHHVDSA